The following coding sequences lie in one Variovorax terrae genomic window:
- the smpB gene encoding SsrA-binding protein SmpB: MAKKPDTSSRIADNKKAAFNYFFEERFEAGMVLEGWEVKALREGKVQLTDGYVVIRNGELFVIGCQINPLKTASTHVNPDAVRTKKLLLHKEEIRRLIGKVEQKGYTLVPLNLHWKAGKVKCEIALAKGKAEHDKRDTIKDREGKREVERAMKNRHR; encoded by the coding sequence ATGGCCAAAAAACCAGACACTTCCTCCCGCATTGCCGACAACAAAAAGGCCGCGTTCAATTATTTCTTCGAAGAGCGCTTCGAGGCCGGCATGGTGCTCGAGGGCTGGGAAGTCAAGGCGCTGCGCGAGGGCAAGGTCCAGCTCACCGACGGCTACGTGGTGATCCGCAACGGCGAGCTGTTCGTGATCGGCTGCCAGATCAACCCGCTCAAGACCGCCTCCACCCACGTCAACCCGGACGCGGTGCGCACCAAGAAGCTGCTGCTGCACAAGGAAGAAATCCGCCGGCTGATCGGCAAGGTCGAGCAAAAGGGCTACACGCTGGTGCCGCTGAACCTGCACTGGAAGGCTGGCAAGGTCAAATGCGAGATCGCGCTGGCCAAGGGCAAGGCCGAGCACGACAAGCGCGACACCATCAAGGACCGCGAAGGCAAGCGCGAAGTCGAGCGCGCCATGAAAAACCGGCACCGCTAG
- a CDS encoding type II toxin-antitoxin system RatA family toxin translates to MKTVHKSVLIWYSAEEMFALVTDVAHYPEFLPWCDHAKVVSTDEEGMTAEVGISFGGIRQTFTTRNEHVVGREVGMKLVSGPFSKLDGQWRFIPLGDASQRACRVELQLHYGFDNAALAALVGPVFDKIAGSLVDAFVKRAGQVYG, encoded by the coding sequence ATGAAAACCGTCCACAAGTCCGTCCTGATCTGGTACAGCGCCGAAGAAATGTTCGCCCTGGTGACCGACGTGGCCCACTACCCCGAATTCCTGCCCTGGTGCGACCACGCCAAGGTGGTGTCCACGGACGAGGAGGGCATGACCGCCGAAGTCGGCATTTCCTTTGGCGGCATCCGCCAGACCTTCACCACGCGCAATGAGCATGTGGTGGGCCGCGAGGTGGGCATGAAGCTGGTCAGCGGGCCGTTCTCCAAGCTTGACGGCCAGTGGCGCTTCATTCCGCTGGGCGATGCGAGCCAGCGCGCCTGCCGGGTGGAATTGCAGCTTCACTACGGGTTCGACAACGCCGCGCTGGCCGCCCTGGTGGGGCCGGTGTTCGACAAGATCGCGGGCAGCCTGGTGGACGCCTTCGTCAAGCGGGCCGGCCAGGTCTACGGCTGA